Genomic DNA from Coffea arabica cultivar ET-39 chromosome 7e, Coffea Arabica ET-39 HiFi, whole genome shotgun sequence:
TAATTTTATTTATCAGTAAAATTTAGGGCTAGCATCCTACTATGTATATGGGGCTttgctaaaattgaaaaagaaattgccaAAGTTGGGCTTAAAATCAAAGTCATAGTTTCATCATAATCATAATTTCATGCATCAAAAGATCAGTGATAAACATGTTTAAAGAGCTCATGAATTTGGGGCTTAATATTAGGAAAATATGATGTTTAGAAGTTACATGAACTCCTAAGGGTCTAAACCACAATGCAAAAAGGTTGGCAGCGAATCTAGAAAGCAACAAAGCTCTTTTCTCTTTATTGAAGTACAAAATTTTTGACCTCAAGAATTCATAAGCAGCGGTATTTTTGCTTGATCTTGAAGGTATTTGAGCAGTCTTCTAAACAAACcttcaacataaaaaatttcCCCTTAGTTAACGGAAGGTTCAGGGAAAACAAAGTTTGCATAAGGACCAAAAATGGAAGAGATATTTGATTATGAATAGGGCTTGTTGATCAGTCCTGTTTTCACTTTTCTAAAAGTTCTCCTTCTCTTCACTCTCCTTCTCTTTGTCTCCCTTTTTTATTCTGTATGgctatttctctctctctctctctctgctatATTGAACTTCTCAAATACTCTAGAAACCCTCCTTTCTTGTGATAGACATACCTAATTGTATGAGATCATAAACCATAAAAAGAAGGGGCAAATATTGAGTTTGGAGAGAAAAGAGTGATGTGACTATTTTGCAACTTTTTGATACAAATTTGGGTTTCGGTATCATACAAAAATTTATGCTATTGAGTTGTACTAACATCCATAACAACACAAAGAAAATATTCTGGTAGAATTAGTCGACAAAATGGAAAAACGAGAGTGAGGAAAAAAATTGCATGAATACGAGCAAGGAGGAAAGTGGTTGTCAAGCACGTGTCGACTATTGGAGGCAGTCTCATGATTGACAGCCAATTTTTGGGTGTCATGTGACTGCTTGTCCCTAGACTTTTACGGAGAAAGGGGTAAGAAAGGTTACTAGTTTAGCCATTTCTGAATGGTAAAAGAGCCATTCAATAAATTGTAACTCAGTGTACATCTTTGTaacaaaaatattatatttaacttctaatcacttGGACCCATATAAGATAGTTATGCCAGAATTACATAGCATGTTTCTAGACTCTTACAACGCAAATTTTTACCCTATTGGCAAATTTGAGTCCATAAACTTTTGCCTTACTGGCAAATTTTTGTCCCTTTAGTGAAGGAGTCCTAGGTAGGGCTCCTAAATGATCTAATAGAGGGGTATTGTTTAGCAATAAACATTAGTGTTCGCCGGCATACATAAAGAGGAAGCCAATGACAACTAGAATAAGGGTTTtcttggagtgattcttgagGGAAAAATACCGGTTTTcgtccccaaactttggacacAAGACACATTTCGTCCCTCATCTTTCGGGCATGACACATCTGGTGTCTGAATTAAGAATTTTAGACCAAATGTTATCCTCAAACGGCAATTTATCCACCATTTAACGAAACCGGTCACGTGAGATTCACGTACCGTTAAAGCTCCTGTCCAAAAGAACCCAGGTGGAAAAGGACGTTGTCTCCACTTTACCTTGTCCTTTCCAAATCtgaactctctctctctacaagctCGCTTATATTTGTGTAAAAACCCTTTTCCCCTTTCCTTTGCCTTTCAATTTTTACACTTTCAAAAGCGCATTCCAAAAAATTATTGAAGatcgaagaagaagaagctgaCCTGCTGGCATCCACTAAGTAGCAGAGCGAAAAAATATGTCGGTGCGAAAGAAGGAGTTGAACGATTGTGCCCCACCAAATTATGGTAAGTTGTCCAGGGTTTAATAATTTGTTGATTAAAGTATTAATAATGAAAATGTTGACCTTTTAGTGGCAAGCCATGTAGATGTGGTCCTTCACATGGGTGTTTGTgatatattattattgttttttttagCTGAAAATACTAGCAGCATTGTTTGAATTAGGCTGCCGAAAGTAAAAACAAATCTCATGGATCCATTGTTTATTCCAAATGAAGTGATACTCGAGTACGGTTATCCTTTGCCCAGTAGCTACATAGCTGGTTCATTGTGATATATTATTGTTAATGCTAGGTCCAACTACAAagtttgaacttttttttttaatatgataCATAGGGTCCTTGATGTCTATTTTACAGGTGTAAATCTTATTATTGTTTAGTCGACATTGTTTGAAAAGActaatttttgtaatggttagAACATATGTGTTTGAATTATAAATCTGTGGTCCCCAAATTATTGCACTTTGCTGTCCTCAAATTATTGTTAAGCTTATAATAATAAGTTTATCCAATATtgttaaaatataaaagtaatggTTTGGTTGCTTATTCAGTATTTgatatattcttttttttaactatCAGAAAAAGGTAGCTCACTGATTACACTAAAATGTCGTTGTGGAGGGTTGATATTTTACACTCCCCAACCGCATTATAAGGGTGGAGATGTATGTGTCCTGGATTATGTTGAGAGTATAGGCTTGAGTATTTTTGAAATGGATAGATTGACTGAGGATGCTGGTGTGTTTGGTCACAAAGTGTACTATGGTTGGGAGAATAATAGCTTTAAAAGGATAGACAATAGTAGAGAATTGCATGGATATATTGTAAAGACTGCTGGTTCAATTAGGGAAGTTATCTTGTACCTTGAAATCTCATTTCATGAAATTTTGGTTCAACAACTTGGCAATGATGCTTATAAGGTTGATAAGAATGAAGAAGGTCCTGCTAGTGGTAAAGATGGTAAACATGATCATGAAGAGAGAGGAAATGATAACAGTGATTCTGATTCAGCCAATGAGTCTTTCTTCTCAGCAGTAGATTCTGATTATAATCAAAGTGAAGAAGATGATGCTGATTTCAACGATAACATAGATACAAATGCTGAATGGTTTGGTGTCTCACACTATAAGGAATTGAAAACTAATTTGGCAAAACAAGGACAGGTTGAAGCTAATTTGGTTCAGTCTGAGGATAATGATGTAGCCCCTGACTCtgaatcagattttgagagtttgcATGGGTCTGATGATGAAAATGGTAGTAATAGGTGTGTTGTGTTCAATCCCAAGGACATGGATAAtccaaaattgaaattaaagATATTTTTTAGTACCATCAAAGAGTGCAAGTTAGCTATTACAAACTACAGTGTAAGACAGGGGAGACCTTGTAAATTTGTGAAGCAGGATTTGGTTAGATTGAGGGCAAAATGTAGAAGTGAAGGCTGCAATTGGCATATTTATGCTagaaaatttgatagagaaggAAGTGTGCAAATTAGGACATTTGAGGACACTCACAAATGTGgctttacatatcaaaatccACTTGTAAATTCTGGTTGGGTTGGTAGAAAGTATTGTGAGGAGTTTAGATCCAATCCTAAGGTAGATGTGGAGCATTTTAGAAAAACAGTGATGAAGGAAAACAAATGCTCCTTCACAAAAAAACAAACATATAGGGCTAGACAAAAGGCTTTGGACATTATTCATGGTAGTGAAAGTGACCAATACAGCAAGTTAGGACCGTACATGCATGAAATTCAGAAATCTAATCCTGGTAGTTCTATCATAGTAAAGACTGTGGATGGCACTTCAAAAGGGCAACAAAGATTCCAAAGACTTTACATGTGTTTTCATGGAGTGAAACAAGGATTTTTGGTTGGGTGTAGGACGTTGATTGGGGTAGATGGCACATTTTTGAAAGGAATAGCAGGGGGTGTTCTATTGATTGCTGTTGGACTAGATGGTAATAATGGCATTTTTCCTATTGCATATGCTATAGTTGAGGGTGAAAACAAGGAATCCTGGACATGGTTCTTCAAGTTACTCAAAGaagatttgaaaattgaaagagATTATGAATGGACAATCATGAGTGACAAGCAAAAGGGACTAGTTCAGGCTTGTATTCATGTTTTTCCAAATGCAGCTCATAGGTTTTGTGTAAAGCACTTACACAGCAACTTTTCTACTGCTGGGTTCAAAGGGGAAGCTTTAAGGAGAGCATTGTGGGCTGCTGCAAAGGCAACTACACCAGCAGAATTTGTtaggaaaatggaagaaatggcAGCAATTGACTTGGATGCTGCCAAGTGGTTTGATGATAAACCACCATCTCAATGGAGTAGAGCTTACTTTAGCACCCATTCGAAATGTGATATGCTATTGAATAATATTTGTGAATGTTTCAATGGCAAGATTTTGGATGCTAGAGAGAAGCCAATCATTGAAATGATGGAATTATTAAGGTTGTATATGATGCAACGAATGCAGCAGAATAGAGACATGGCAAGACAAAAATGGAAAGAGTATATGTATTGTCCTAGAATCATTGAGAGAGTACAAAAGAGAATGGATAAGGCAACACAATGTTTTCCTTTCAAGTCAAACGATGATTTGTATGAAGTTTCCTGTCCATATGGTGATCATTATGCTATGAACATTAAAGAGCAAACTTGTTCATGTAGGAGATGGGAGCTGACAGGAATTCCTTGTCCCCATGCAATTGCTGCACTTTGGTTAGCTCAAAAGGATCCCATGTTATATGTATCCAGCTGGTATACAGTTGAAACATACCTAAAGAGCTATGAAGGAGCTATTTGTCCAATGAATGGGGAAGGAAATTGGGAGAAGACTGATGTTGATGGTCCAAAACCCCCTTTATATGGTAAAATAGCTGGAAgaccaaaaaaataaaggagAAGGACTGCTGATGAGGAACaacaagcaaaggaaaaaaaggccAAGAAAATGAGTAGAGTGGGGCAGGTAATAAGGTGCAAATACTGTCTGCAACAAGGCCACAACGTGAGATCTTGTAAGCTTAAAAAGGATGAAAACAATGCCTCAAGATCTGGTATAAAGAGCAAAGAAGCTGCCTACAATACAAGATCTGATGAAGTTGACAGTGGAGACTAGGATGAAGTTAATTGCACTGAGATTCTGGTTACATGTACTCCCCAAATATTCGACAAGAATCCAAATAATAAGTCTACCAAGCTAGCAGTAAGTCTTGTATACAATTGTTTTGATGTTAAAGTTTCATTTTATCTCCTTCTATTCAATAGtctataaaaattaaattactttgagttgtttttctttctttgcagaAAAGTTCACATGCAGAAAGTAGAGTTCAAGATGGATCAATGCATGATGTAACAAAACTTGCAACTTCAACTGTGAGTACTGTACATGCTCACCACAGCAGCAAAGTTTATCATAGCAAAGTTGATGTTGAGGCAGGCACTATctaatgaaaagtaaaaagggaaTTTGTTTTTGTCCACACATGGCCAACCGTTCATTATATATTGGAGTAATTTCTGTTCATTGCATCTGCCTTCATTGAGGGGTTTCCTTTTAGAGTCTTAAGTCCTTTCTATATGATCTAGTCACTTATTTGTTATCCACATACCATTTCTGGTGGTGCAATACAGATTTTTTCtttgtaatttatttatatctAGTTGTTTTCCATATGTCAAGAAGGTCTTTATGTCATTTATCCTGattgaaagaaatttaataCATGTTCTTTAATACATTTAACCTCTCAGGAGACTAACCATTTAGAAGATGTTGCTGTTACAAGTTCAGCCCCAACTTCTCATGATTTGTATGAAGTTTTCGGTCTAAAAAGAGCTCAAGTTAAATACAGTCAACCAGTACATGGAACAAAAGAGAAAGAGCATGTACATATGCCTGTCAAGACCAAATCTGTCCACAGGGAAGTTGCTACTGCTGCTGCTACCAAAAGAGTTGTTGGTTCTTCaagaatgaaaaggaaaaacaaagtaCTATAAATATTGATAGTAGAGCCTTAgatggtttttttttgttttgatgtAGATTATGGACTGAGGTTGACAATAGGAATGGTCCTTTTTTGAAGCAGACATCATATTTTGGTGTGGTCACTTTTTTGTTTGTTGTCCTCAGAATTAGTGCTACGATGTGAACACATGGTTTTGGTACTTTATTAATGGAGGTGAAAAAATTTGTCTTGTCCATATTCAAGTGATTGGTACATTTCTTTATCTTCAAACCAATCTTATTGACAGATTATTTGTAGtcgaaacaagaaaaagaacaacCAAATTACCAAACTAATGCTACATAAACAAAAGAGGTATATAGAAGCTCAACATTCCACATAAACAAGAAAGATACAAAGGATCAAGACCTAATCCTATATTCTCACTCGGTAAGTTAAGTTAAAACATGCCACCATTTGCAACAACCAGTCAATACTACTACTGCTGCTGCTAATccaatccaaattgtacaaacaCTGAAATGAACTAGATTTAACAGCTTCAATGGAATAGCTCACTCCAAGCTTAGCACTAATTTTCGCTCCATTGCATGTCCAGTCCTTTTTACAGTGACAGATATAATCAGCAGCATAGCCAACAGTATGATGACCacaatcaaaattttttccCTTCTACGGCTTTTTGCAATTGTTTCTTCCATCCGATTCACCCTTCTCAGCAAACCCGGTATAATATTCCTTCCTCTTGTACAAATTGGTTCATCATGCCATTCAAAATATTTACACCTGTCAGGTCTCTACAAATGTAATCCCATTTATAAACATCAGCAAAGCACAGTCACAATTCAATTTGAGTTGAAATAGTAACAAAACTAAAAAATTTCTTACTGGCCATCTTGAGCAACCATAAAATCATCTCCCTGGATTATCATCCCGCCAATATGTTGCCATTTTTGGCCGCAATCCACAACCACACAGCCGGGCGTTGCTGTTTAATGACGATGACGATGACGACTCAAGATTTCTAGATCTCATTTTAGGGAAATACAGCCACAATGCTGGGTGTTGCTTTATGCAAGTTTCTATGCAAGTTTCTACTTTATTTCTTGGCAGAATTTGATTTGGAAGAGGGGATTTGCTCTCGGCAGAATTTTCAGATGGAGCTTGAGCTTAGGCTTGGAAATTTGCAGAGGAAGTCGTTGAAgtgaaaggaaaagggaaagtgAAAGGCAAGGGAAAGGGGAAAGTGaacttgtagagagagagtgagCTCAGATTCGGTTTTGGACAAGGAAAGTGGAGACAACGTCCTTTTCCACCTGGGTTCTTTCGGACAGAAGCTTTAACGGTACGTGAATCTCACGTGACCGGTTTCGTTAAATGGTGGATAAATTGCCGTTTGAGGATAACATTTGGTCTAAAATTCTTAATTCAGACACCAGATGTGTCATGCCCGAAAGATGAGGGACGAAATGTGTCTTgtgtccaaagtttggggacgAAAACCGGTATTTTTCCATTCTTGAGTAAGGGTCACGAAGGAGTACGGGTGGCCTGTTGCTGGCCTTAGCTTCCTTTTCAGCTCTTCGATTTTAGGGTTCCCTCCCCTCGTTTGGGCCTTTCCCCGAGAGTCCCTTCACTTAGTAGTGGTAATTTAATTAGGAGTGAGCATAATCTGTGCAAATTGATTTATCGATCGATTTTAAAAAGAATTTGGCAAACTGGAATTGGTTATTTGGGATTTGGTGCAAAATTGGTATGAACCAAATTCATTGGATTCAAATATGGTGTGAAATATGTAATGAAATTATCAATTTGGTAATAACAAATTTCCAATTCAAATTCGATAAAACAGTACCCTAACAGGATAGGATACTATTTTACCGCATTCATTTACCAAATTAGTTTATCAAATTATGCattatataggtaaatgctatGTACTATTAGGTAAAGGCTATATActattaatatattatataggtaaaggctataaatagtAAATAGTAGATAGTATCATCATATACGTATCATAATATATACTTATGTACAATATACTACTTTAGTATTTGTAATATAACTATAATAGTGCACTAACTATAACACTTATCCTTTTATAATAACTACTAATAAGTATAAGTATAGtattaaatattaaacataattagtaattagacATTAGTTCATCATTCatgtttaaattattgaatatttAAATATGTAACTTGTAACTTGCAAACGAACTCTAAAAGTAAATATATCATATGTGAATTTATATTTACTAATCACTAATCCTGTTTAACCATAGACAACTGAGACAATGCATAGGAATTACATGTCAACATATTAGTGTGTTATCTTTCACTATTGAAATTAATCAAGTTATTTGTAAATTAAACATTTAAGCAATGTAAGAAATAAGAATAATTATGTAAGTGTAATGCATTACATAATTTACATGTTAatcttatttcacaaatgaatgtATAACTGTATAAGTGTATATAACTACAcaaatgaattggcaaaattatcacttatcactaatcattcATCATTGTAAATTGTAAGCTTATAACTACACAAGCGAGTTGCATTTTGATTTGAATTAATGACTTTTGTTTGTTCCTAAAATCaatgatcaagaattcaagatatAATCAGGCATAGGGGAACAAATGACTACTAATTGTTTGTTCcttcattgtaagtttttccttttccattgaAAAAAGTTAACCTATTTGGATTACCATTTCCGAATTCAACTGGGAAGTAAAATGAATTCGGTTATGCTTAATTCAGAATTGAAATAGGTTTAAAgattaacaagtcaaataaccaaattgACTGAATTTGTACCATTGCTCACCCCTAATTTAATATGAGGACCTTCTATATCCTCTGTCTGTTTTTATAAGGGGAAAAAAGGCATGGGCTCTTCTTCCTTTCATTTCCTctacttccttttctttttgggctTTTGGAGTCTATTATCTTTTGTAgaacttttgttttttgtttcaggttttggtgttttttggttttattttattttattcgaaaAGTTGGGCTtagtttttgtttaatttttcttattttgactgatttttctttttctttgtttttcttcttttacttcttttcttttttattttcttttgttcacttttttatttttatttttggaaaaaatccACTTTTCATCCCCAAATTTTGACACGAAGACACATTTAGTCCCCAAACTTTTCGTCAAAACACATTGAGTACATGAATTAACGATTTTTTGTCACATTTAGTCAAAAAACGGGAAATTACTCAATTTGAACGGAGAAGACCACGTGGCCGTTAACAAAAGTTCAAGTATCTGTGAAAACCAACAAAATAGAACCCACATTTTTACTCTCTCTAATCCGTTGCTTTTCTTCTCCAAGTTTCCCCCTTTCCCACTGAGTTAATGGAGTGAAAAGTTGTTTTTCTCATAGTAGAGTTAATGGAGTGATCCAACAAAGCTTTTCCGATCCAATAGAGTTAATGGAGTGATCCACCATATCAAGGAACAAAACTTCATCTTCAATTCGTACTTGTCCTAAAATGAGGCCACGAAACTTAGAATCGTCGATTTCGTCTAATAGCAGTAGCCGTGTCTATGGGTATAGATGAAGACCCAAATTGGCAACTTCTTGGCAGGATGATAATCCTGGAAGAAGATTCTATAGTTGTCCAAGATGGCCAGTAAGCAtagattaattttttgtaagtaaagtGTAGAAATGCCCTTACTGTAAGAATGTGGTTGTATTTGCAGAGGTCTGATAGGTGCAAATATTTTGAATGTCTTAATGAACCAATCTGTGTAAGAGGAAGGAGCATAATGCCAGGTTTGCTGAGAAGGATAAATAGGATGGaagaaacaattcaaaaaagtcgaagaaggaaaaaaattatgaTTTGTATTATCTTGATGTTGGCTCTGCTACTTATGATATCTGTTGCTGGGAAAAATGGGAGACATGCAAGAGAAGGAAAGTTGGTACTAAGCTTGGAATGAGTTACCAAAGGGGGGCTGATGACTATGGTTCATTTCTTTCGTAGGGCAGAATTTTGACTGAATTTGTAAACATAGAAATAGCATGCTTTTGGATCTTGTAAATGATGGCATGCAATTCTGTAAATGTAGAAATAGCTATTTGTAGGTCTAATTTAGAATGTATATGTTATGTACTACTGCCCCTACTTCTGGTTTTGAATGGCTGTTGCATTATAtattgtacaaaatttggtaatgaaATTGCTTTGTTTTAGCAGAAGAATAGTAAGGCAATTTGGACCTAAATAAGAATAACATCAAAAAGATGACTAGCAGCATAGTGAGATAAATTGTTTGTACGTAACAATAACAAGCTAATCTGAAATTTATGTGATGTATTAACGAGCCAATATAATTGGCATCATTTCCATATCTACCTTAGGATTAGTCCTAAACTCCTCAGTATACTTTCTACCAACCCATCTAGAATTTACATGTGGATTGTTATAGGTGAAACCACATTTGTGAGTGTCCTCAAATGTCTTGATTTGCACACTACCTTCCCTACTCAATTTTCTAGCATAGATAAGCCAGTCACACCCTTCACTTCTACACTTAGCCCTCAATCTTATTTTGTCCTGCTTCACAAATTTACATGGTCTGCCCTGTCTTACACTATAATTTGTGATAGCCAACTTGCACTCATTTAGACTACTCAACAGCTTTTTTAACTCTAATTTTGGATTGTCAATATCTTTAGAGTTGAAGACTGTATGTTCAGTGCTGGTTTTTTCATCATCATGTTCATTCACAATTTCAAAATCAGATTCAGAAGATGGGGCAACATCATTGTCCTCTGGCATCACCAAATTGTCATCCCTTTCAATTTCAATTGGCTTATTTTTCTGAAAATTCTTATGGTGCTCTACACCTAACTATTCAACATTTTTGTCTACATTGTCACGCAACTCACTATCATCACTATCAGTCATATTATAATCAGAGTCCACTGCTCAGAATAGGGTTGCAAAACGAACCAAGCTGcgcgcgagcggctcgagtcaaagctcgactcgagttcgatATTGATCGAACTCGACAATATCGAACTCGAGTCGAGATCGAGCTGGCGAAATCGAACTCGAGCTCCAgttcgagttcaaaatattaagTTCATTAGTTTGCGAGCCTGCTCGttagctcgagtatatatatatatttttttattttaatagtaaaattacatatatatccctaatattttattatttattaagaaaaaataattaattattatttttattagatTAATTTCTAGAAACTCGAGCTAACGAGTTGCTCACGAGTCAGAAATTCGAGTTACGTTCTGAGCTGACAATTCGAACTGCTCGTGAGCCAGAAATCGAGCTACAACTTGCGAGCCttgtcgagtcgagctcgagctcaatttTCTTGGCTCGTCAAGCTCGGGCTCAAATTCGAGCTCACCTGTTATTAagtcgagctcgactcgataaaTCCAAAATTCGATtcggctcgactcgtttgcagccctaactGAGAAGAAGGATTCACTCCCTGAATCagaatcattattattattcccATTAGCCTCATTGTCATTCCCTCCCTCTCTATGGTCAGCATTAGGTGTATTAAAATTGTCATTACCATCAGCCCCTTCATTCTCACTAATCGGATATGGATCGTAGCCTAATTGTTGAACAAAGATTTCATGGAATAAGAACTCAACATACAAAATAATTTCCCTATTTAAACCACCATTCCTCTTAATATATCCATGCAATTGTCTACTTGTTTCTATCCTTATAAAATTGCTATTTTCCCAACTATAATACACTTTGTGTCCATACAAACCAGCATTTTCAGTCAATCTATCTACTTCAAAAACACTTAAACCTATGCTTTCAACATAGTCAATGACACATGCATCTCCACCCTCATAACGTGGATGAGGAGTGTAGGAAGTTAACCCTCCATGGTGACAACTTAGAGTCATAAGTGTGCTGCCTTGTTCTGATAAAAAAATGCACATATCAACATTCAATAATCAACAGGGCATACATTAACATTAACAACAATGCACTCAATAATGCATAAATGTCATAATCACAAATAAGGAGGACATCTTATGGACCCATCTTAATATCATAATCACAAATAAGGACCACATGCATATTATTCAAACATTGTCAGCTCTGACAATCaggttaaaaataattaatcttTTTAACCCAATACAAGTCAAAGTAACCAGAATATACCCACAATGCAAACCTCAAGGACCACATCTAAATATTATACTCACAAAAgttaaaaatttttacatttaacTCTTTATCTATATACCCTAGAAATTTTACCGTAATTTGGGGGTGCACGATTGTTGAATTCTTTCTTCTGAACTGACATTTTCTCCATGTTCAGTTAGGGGTGTGCATTCGGTGcaaattcggtaattcggtgcactgaattcggtgaattcggttATTCTACCTGTAAAAATTTAAACCGTTTTCAATTCCGAATTGGGCATAACCGAATTCATTCCGCaaccgatttcaaattcgaaAACGGTAATGAATTCGGTTAAACCGAATTCATCTATGATTTATAAATTATTACTGATTTGATCCCtaaatttattcataattgaacacattacttatgttctaatcattttgtggtttaattggcatttatttgatcacttatacctagaatccttagtctatgatttaagaaacacataaaaagtgattaatttaaactagaataaacCTTAGACTATACAATGATTGgtgataatttatgaatttataatttacaatgattaattaTAAGCAATATTAGTTAGTAGTTAcaattaatttataatttacactgattaataataagtaatattagttacaaacttacaaattacaatgattagtgataagttatattagttacaaacttataatttatt
This window encodes:
- the LOC140010962 gene encoding uncharacterized protein, giving the protein MSVRKKELNDCAPPNYEKGSSLITLKCRCGGLIFYTPQPHYKGGDVCVLDYVESIGLSIFEMDRLTEDAGVFGHKVYYGWENNSFKRIDNSRELHGYIVKTAGSIREVILYLEISFHEILVQQLGNDAYKVDKNEEGPASGKDGKHDHEERGNDNSDSDSANESFFSAVDSDYNQSEEDDADFNDNIDTNAEWFGVSHYKELKTNLAKQGQVEANLVQSEDNDVAPDSESDFESLHGSDDENGSNRCVVFNPKDMDNPKLKLKIFFSTIKECKLAITNYSVRQGRPCKFVKQDLVRLRAKCRSEGCNWHIYARKFDREGSVQIRTFEDTHKCGFTYQNPLVNSGWVGRKYCEEFRSNPKVDVEHFRKTVMKENKCSFTKKQTYRARQKALDIIHGSESDQYSKLGPYMHEIQKSNPGSSIIVKTVDGTSKGQQRFQRLYMCFHGVKQGFLVGCRTLIGVDGTFLKGIAGGVLLIAVGLDGNNGIFPIAYAIVEGENKESWTWFFKLLKEDLKIERDYEWTIMSDKQKGLVQACIHVFPNAAHRFCVKHLHSNFSTAGFKGEALRRALWAAAKATTPAEFVRKMEEMAAIDLDAAKWFDDKPPSQWSRAYFSTHSKCDMLLNNICECFNGKILDAREKPIIEMMELLRLYMMQRMQQNRDMARQKWKEYMYCPRIIERVQKRMDKATQCFPFKSNDDLYEVSCPYGDHYAMNIKEQTCSCRRWELTGIPCPHAIAALWLAQKDPMLYVSSWYTVETYLKSYEGAICPMNGEGNWEKTDVDGPKPPLYGKIAGRPKK